In Kitasatospora sp. NA04385, a single genomic region encodes these proteins:
- a CDS encoding NAD(P)H-hydrate dehydratase: MRHAHTVEQVRAAEAALMARLPEGTLMQRAAAGLAAVCAGLLPRVYGSRVLVLAGSGDNGGDALFAAARLARRGARAEALLLDPAKAHAEGLAALRAAGGRVTDDPDAFTRADLVLDGIVGIGGRGPLRPAAAPFATRERRGRLVAVDVPSGVDPDTGEAAGPALRADVTVCFGTHKPGLLIDPGAQYAGVVHLVGLGLDLPPAPVEALQHADVAALLPAPGAESDKYRRGVVGVAAGSARYPGAAVLAVAGALHGGAGAVRYTGHAAAEVVRRHPEALVTEDGPARAGRVQAWVVGPGGGEDAERTLREALDTGAPVLADADALTELARLGPSALAGRDAPVLLTPHAGEAARLLAGVGEDTDAEAVAARRLRTARLLAARYGATVLLKGSTTVVADPDGRARVNSTGTGWLGTAGSGDVLSGLAGSLLATGLTPLDAASAAAHLHGLAGRHAAAPGAPITALDLAGALHHAWASLA; this comes from the coding sequence ATGCGCCACGCCCACACCGTCGAGCAGGTCCGGGCCGCCGAGGCCGCGCTGATGGCCCGGCTGCCGGAGGGGACGCTGATGCAGCGGGCCGCCGCCGGGCTGGCCGCCGTCTGCGCCGGGCTGCTGCCCCGGGTGTACGGCAGCCGGGTGCTGGTGCTGGCCGGATCGGGGGACAACGGGGGCGACGCCCTCTTCGCCGCCGCCCGGCTCGCCCGCCGCGGCGCCCGGGCCGAGGCGCTGCTGCTGGACCCGGCGAAGGCGCACGCCGAGGGCCTGGCCGCGCTGCGCGCCGCCGGCGGCCGGGTCACCGACGACCCGGACGCCTTCACCCGGGCCGACCTGGTGCTGGACGGCATCGTCGGCATCGGCGGCCGCGGCCCGCTGCGCCCCGCCGCGGCCCCGTTCGCCACGAGGGAGCGCCGCGGCCGCCTGGTCGCCGTGGACGTCCCCTCCGGCGTGGACCCGGACACCGGCGAGGCCGCCGGGCCCGCGCTGCGCGCCGACGTCACGGTCTGCTTCGGCACCCACAAGCCGGGCCTGCTGATCGACCCCGGCGCGCAGTACGCGGGCGTCGTCCACCTGGTCGGCCTCGGGCTCGACCTGCCGCCCGCCCCCGTCGAGGCGCTCCAGCACGCCGACGTGGCCGCGCTGCTGCCCGCCCCCGGCGCGGAGAGCGACAAGTACCGGCGCGGGGTGGTCGGCGTCGCCGCCGGATCGGCCCGCTACCCGGGCGCGGCGGTGCTGGCCGTCGCCGGGGCGCTGCACGGCGGGGCCGGGGCGGTGCGCTACACCGGACACGCGGCGGCCGAGGTGGTCCGCCGCCACCCCGAGGCGCTGGTCACCGAGGACGGCCCGGCCCGGGCCGGTCGCGTCCAGGCCTGGGTGGTCGGCCCGGGCGGCGGCGAGGACGCCGAACGCACCCTGCGCGAGGCGCTGGACACCGGCGCGCCCGTCCTGGCCGACGCCGACGCGCTCACCGAACTCGCCCGGCTCGGCCCGTCCGCGCTGGCCGGCCGCGACGCGCCCGTCCTGCTCACCCCGCACGCCGGGGAGGCCGCCCGGCTGCTCGCGGGCGTCGGCGAGGACACCGACGCCGAGGCGGTCGCCGCCCGGCGGCTGCGGACCGCCCGGCTGCTCGCCGCGCGGTACGGCGCGACCGTGCTGCTCAAGGGCTCCACGACGGTCGTCGCCGACCCGGACGGCCGGGCCCGGGTCAACTCCACCGGCACCGGCTGGCTCGGCACCGCGGGCAGCGGCGACGTCCTCTCCGGCCTGGCCGGCTCGCTGCTCGCCACCGGCCTCACCCCGCTGGACGCCGCCTCCGCCGCCGCCCACCTGCACGGCCTGGCCGGCCGCCACGCCGCCGCCCCGGGCGCCCCGATCACCGCCCTCGACCTCGCGGGCGCACTCCACCACGCCTGGGCCTCGCTCGCCTGA
- a CDS encoding glycosyltransferase family 39 protein: MTQQRDDTHRPEAPAEEDRYQAERNFGWFTGERDPEEEAAEQRQLQQQLLQQQLLRQPSAPAEPRYAAPAEPGYTVPDVPDVGWDPLPSSRRTWVSRLVLLVVLVTQALLTLRLGNSAFEDEALYLYAGHLQLHHLQGGPPLPDSFASYFSGSPLLYPPLAAAADAHFGLAGARALSLAFMLGATALLYMMTRRLFNERVALVAAACFAVTQSTLFMGALATYDALALFLIALAAWLAVRTARNGWWLATLLMPPVLLLAVAVKYASLMYVPVVIALACLAAVPHHAWWSLLRLFTIPAVAVGGAYAALRLTGSDVLEGLRSTTTGRAAGHGVRLDMLRDCAEWGGLLFALALLGTVLYARKGRMSEAPTLQAVRVPRRLWRVLMGLLLTGTALLAPAYQIWIHESVSLHKHIGYGLLFATPMAALGITRVVGSHFRHPQLGILAWVTMLVLGMVQSTSLYHAWPNSDQLITTLDRQLVPDGHYLVEANSVPRYYLRRQVGFDQWTSTYTITYQTKDKKVLTGEAGFKAALTDSYFDVVVFDRTVTGALDDKLTQQLRAEGKYRLLVSIPYRNSYGTGFYQVWIPVKKNAPQPQQ; the protein is encoded by the coding sequence ATGACGCAGCAGCGCGACGACACCCACCGCCCCGAGGCCCCGGCCGAGGAGGACCGCTACCAGGCGGAGCGGAACTTCGGCTGGTTCACCGGCGAACGCGACCCGGAGGAGGAGGCCGCGGAGCAGCGGCAGCTGCAACAGCAGTTGCTGCAGCAGCAGTTGCTGCGGCAGCCGTCCGCCCCCGCCGAACCCCGGTACGCCGCCCCCGCCGAACCCGGCTACACCGTCCCCGACGTCCCCGACGTCGGCTGGGACCCGCTGCCCAGCAGCCGCCGCACCTGGGTCAGCCGCCTGGTGCTGCTCGTCGTCCTGGTCACCCAGGCGCTGCTGACGCTCCGGCTGGGCAACAGCGCCTTCGAGGACGAGGCCCTGTACCTGTACGCGGGCCACCTGCAGCTGCACCACCTCCAGGGCGGCCCCCCGCTGCCGGACTCCTTCGCCTCGTACTTCTCCGGCTCGCCGCTGCTGTACCCGCCGCTGGCCGCCGCCGCCGACGCGCACTTCGGCCTGGCCGGCGCCCGCGCCCTGTCGCTGGCGTTCATGCTGGGCGCCACCGCGCTGCTGTACATGATGACCCGCCGGCTGTTCAACGAGCGGGTCGCCCTGGTCGCCGCGGCCTGCTTCGCGGTCACCCAGTCCACCCTGTTCATGGGCGCGCTGGCCACCTACGACGCGCTGGCGCTGTTCCTGATCGCGCTCGCCGCCTGGCTCGCGGTGCGCACCGCCCGCAACGGCTGGTGGCTGGCCACCCTGCTGATGCCGCCGGTGCTGCTGCTGGCCGTCGCGGTCAAGTACGCCTCGCTGATGTACGTCCCGGTCGTGATCGCGCTGGCCTGCCTGGCCGCCGTCCCGCACCACGCCTGGTGGTCGCTGCTGCGGCTGTTCACGATCCCCGCCGTCGCGGTCGGCGGCGCCTACGCCGCGCTGCGGCTCACCGGCTCCGACGTGCTGGAGGGCCTGCGGTCCACCACCACCGGCCGGGCCGCCGGCCACGGCGTCCGGCTGGACATGCTCCGCGACTGCGCCGAGTGGGGCGGCCTGCTGTTCGCCCTCGCCCTGCTGGGCACCGTGCTGTACGCCCGCAAGGGCCGGATGAGCGAGGCCCCCACCCTCCAGGCGGTCCGGGTGCCGCGCCGGCTCTGGCGCGTCCTGATGGGCCTGCTGCTGACCGGCACCGCGCTGCTCGCCCCGGCCTACCAGATCTGGATCCACGAGAGCGTCTCGCTGCACAAGCACATCGGCTACGGCCTGCTCTTCGCCACCCCGATGGCCGCCCTCGGCATCACCCGCGTGGTCGGCTCGCACTTCCGCCACCCGCAGCTCGGCATCCTCGCCTGGGTCACCATGCTGGTGCTCGGCATGGTGCAGTCGACCAGCCTATACCACGCCTGGCCGAACTCCGACCAGCTGATCACCACGCTGGACCGGCAGCTGGTGCCCGACGGCCACTACCTGGTCGAGGCGAACTCGGTGCCCCGCTACTACCTGCGCCGACAGGTCGGCTTCGACCAGTGGACGTCCACGTACACGATCACCTACCAGACCAAGGACAAGAAGGTGCTCACCGGCGAGGCGGGCTTCAAGGCCGCCCTCACCGACAGCTACTTCGACGTGGTGGTGTTCGACCGGACGGTCACCGGCGCCCTCGACGACAAGCTCACCCAGCAGCTGCGCGCCGAGGGCAAGTACCGGCTGCTGGTCAGCATCCCGTACCGCAACAGCTACGGCACCGGCTTCTACCAGGTGTGGATCCCGGTGAAGAAGAACGCCCCGCAGCCGCAGCAGTAG
- the coaA gene encoding type I pantothenate kinase, with the protein MDTVLTELCTKGAAPAPTPSPYVDLDRAEWSALRERTPLPLTAEEVERLRGLGTALDLDEVRDVYLPLSRLLNLYVHATHELRGAIGSFLDTPDTERVRTPFIIGVAGSVAVGKSTTARLLQALLARWPEHPRVELVTTDGFLLPNAELRRRGLMARKGFPESYDRRALMRFVADVKAGKERVTAPVYSHLVYDIVPGERLVVERPDILIVEGLNVLQPALPGTDGRTRMAVADYFDFSIYVDARTDDIEAWYLDRFRKLRRTAFQDPNSYFRRFTEVPEEEAMDYGRQVWRTINRPNLLENVLPTRGRATLVLQKGQDHKVRRALLRKL; encoded by the coding sequence ATGGACACCGTGCTGACCGAACTCTGTACGAAGGGCGCCGCCCCGGCGCCCACTCCCTCCCCGTACGTGGATCTGGACCGCGCCGAGTGGAGCGCGCTGCGCGAGCGCACCCCGCTGCCGCTGACCGCGGAGGAGGTCGAGCGCCTGCGCGGGCTCGGCACCGCCCTGGACCTCGACGAGGTGCGGGACGTCTACCTGCCGCTGTCGCGGCTGCTGAACCTGTACGTGCACGCCACCCACGAGCTGCGCGGCGCGATCGGGAGCTTCCTCGACACGCCCGACACCGAGCGGGTGCGCACCCCGTTCATCATCGGCGTGGCCGGTTCGGTCGCGGTCGGCAAGTCCACCACGGCCCGCCTGCTGCAGGCGCTGCTGGCCCGCTGGCCCGAGCACCCGCGGGTGGAGCTGGTCACCACCGACGGCTTCCTGCTGCCCAACGCGGAGCTGCGCCGGCGCGGCCTGATGGCCCGCAAGGGCTTCCCCGAGTCGTACGACCGGCGGGCCCTGATGCGCTTCGTCGCGGACGTGAAGGCCGGCAAGGAGCGGGTGACGGCGCCGGTGTACTCGCACCTGGTGTACGACATCGTGCCGGGCGAGCGGCTGGTGGTGGAGCGCCCCGACATCCTGATCGTCGAGGGCCTGAACGTGCTCCAGCCGGCGCTGCCCGGCACCGACGGCCGGACCAGGATGGCGGTCGCCGACTACTTCGACTTCTCGATCTACGTGGACGCCCGCACCGACGACATCGAGGCCTGGTACCTGGACCGGTTCCGCAAGCTGCGGCGGACCGCGTTCCAGGACCCGAACTCCTACTTCCGGCGCTTCACCGAGGTGCCCGAGGAGGAGGCGATGGACTACGGCCGCCAGGTCTGGCGGACCATCAACCGGCCGAACCTGCTGGAGAACGTGCTGCCCACCCGCGGCCGGGCCACCCTGGTGCTGCAGAAGGGCCAGGACCACAAGGTCCGCCGGGCGCTGCTGCGCAAGCTCTGA
- a CDS encoding glycoside hydrolase family 26 protein has translation MNPTRRARTAACLLLAATLALLTGCDRPGSSGGGDAFGPGSTQVASADPSGRAPVDLTPLLQPAKKYLGVALDGAPASWDPVQKYTEMVGKQPNIVENYAGWGDQFDSTGVRLTWQNGALPYIAWEPHDTPLADIAKGGSDDYLKAFATAVQKTNVPVAISFAHEMNGHWYDWGTKTNSAEDFVTAWRRIHDIFQDRGASNVIWVWSPNIVNPVQQIPLQPYYPGDGYVDWVGMVGYWTECCDRDFEQLYGPTMQQVRKFSGKPFIISETAAEPGKKASSFVNELFTGIEKHPDVLGFVWFNISKRADWRLEKTPSSLKAFKEHAADPQYGFDPRKP, from the coding sequence GTGAACCCGACCCGCCGAGCCCGGACCGCCGCCTGCCTGCTGCTGGCCGCGACGCTGGCCCTGCTGACCGGCTGCGACCGGCCCGGCTCCTCCGGCGGCGGCGACGCCTTCGGCCCGGGGAGCACCCAGGTCGCCTCCGCCGACCCCAGCGGCCGGGCCCCGGTCGACCTGACGCCGCTGCTCCAGCCCGCCAAGAAGTACCTGGGCGTCGCGCTGGACGGCGCCCCGGCCTCCTGGGACCCGGTGCAGAAGTACACCGAGATGGTCGGCAAGCAGCCCAACATCGTCGAGAACTACGCCGGCTGGGGCGACCAGTTCGACTCCACCGGCGTCCGGCTGACCTGGCAGAACGGCGCCCTGCCGTACATCGCCTGGGAGCCGCACGACACCCCGCTGGCCGACATCGCCAAGGGCGGCTCGGACGACTACCTCAAGGCGTTCGCCACCGCGGTGCAGAAGACCAACGTGCCGGTGGCGATCAGCTTCGCCCACGAGATGAACGGCCACTGGTACGACTGGGGCACCAAGACCAACAGCGCCGAGGACTTCGTGACGGCCTGGCGCCGGATCCACGACATCTTCCAGGACCGCGGCGCCTCCAACGTCATCTGGGTGTGGAGCCCGAACATCGTCAACCCGGTCCAGCAGATCCCGCTCCAGCCGTACTACCCGGGCGACGGCTACGTCGACTGGGTCGGCATGGTCGGCTACTGGACCGAGTGCTGCGACCGGGACTTCGAGCAGCTCTACGGCCCCACCATGCAGCAGGTCCGCAAGTTCAGCGGCAAGCCGTTCATCATCAGCGAGACCGCCGCCGAGCCCGGCAAGAAGGCGTCCTCGTTCGTCAACGAGCTGTTCACCGGCATCGAGAAGCACCCCGACGTCCTCGGCTTCGTCTGGTTCAACATCAGCAAGCGCGCCGACTGGCGGCTGGAGAAGACCCCCAGTTCGCTCAAGGCGTTCAAGGAGCACGCCGCCGACCCGCAGTACGGCTTCGACCCGAGAAAACCCTGA
- a CDS encoding glycosyltransferase family 2 protein, giving the protein MPQVGLLPQPPDYSEKFAYTKRHLWVLTLSSLVSFGCLVVSQGTLVLGSPWLWFYAPFLLFTVVYYLISLRVTGLNGDFDLKGHRQLVRSWRPAQYPTVDVFLPVCGEPIEILHNTWTHVREMADSYPGLCMPYVLDDSASPELEAMAADFGFRYGTRPNRGWYKKAGNLHFGFDNSDGEFILILDADFTPRADLLTELLPHLAADPKLGIVQSPQYFRVLDSQSWVERGAGAVQELFYRSVQVSRQARDGAICVGSCAVYRRAALEENGGTTLIEHSEDVHTGFDLRRLGWGLRYVPLALATGVCPDTAGAFYNQQYRWCSGSMSLLGSRKFWDTKLRWSSRLCYMSGFFYYIHTAIFIFLSPVIPLTLLIWHPEMFLVERLWLVLPSLVYTTVIFPLWHRVPYRLEAWSCRMMYGWAHFFAIWDIIRRKRMAWQPTGSSTAKKNRTRRLWVGLSVWGGGTALAWVGVAVWRILTGYPPDYALVLASGLFYALVVGRTLLQPRSEKAA; this is encoded by the coding sequence GTGCCCCAGGTCGGGCTGCTGCCCCAACCCCCGGACTACAGCGAGAAGTTCGCGTACACCAAGCGACACCTGTGGGTGCTGACGCTCAGCTCGCTGGTCAGCTTCGGCTGCCTGGTCGTCAGCCAGGGCACCCTGGTCCTGGGCTCGCCCTGGCTGTGGTTCTACGCGCCGTTCCTGCTGTTCACCGTGGTCTACTACCTGATCTCGCTGCGGGTCACCGGCCTCAACGGCGACTTCGACCTCAAGGGCCACCGCCAGCTGGTGCGCTCCTGGCGCCCCGCGCAGTACCCGACGGTCGACGTCTTCCTCCCGGTGTGCGGCGAGCCCATCGAGATCCTGCACAACACCTGGACGCACGTCCGGGAGATGGCCGACAGCTACCCCGGCCTGTGCATGCCCTACGTGCTCGACGACTCGGCCAGCCCCGAGCTGGAGGCGATGGCCGCCGACTTCGGCTTCCGCTACGGCACCCGCCCGAACCGCGGCTGGTACAAGAAGGCCGGCAACCTGCACTTCGGGTTCGACAACTCCGACGGCGAGTTCATCCTCATCCTGGACGCCGACTTCACCCCGCGCGCCGACCTGCTGACCGAGCTGCTCCCCCACCTGGCCGCCGACCCGAAGCTCGGCATCGTGCAGTCCCCGCAGTACTTCCGGGTCCTGGACTCGCAGAGCTGGGTCGAGCGCGGCGCCGGCGCCGTCCAGGAGCTGTTCTACCGCTCCGTGCAGGTCTCCCGGCAAGCCAGGGACGGCGCCATCTGCGTCGGCAGCTGCGCCGTCTACCGGCGGGCCGCGCTGGAGGAGAACGGCGGCACCACCCTGATCGAGCACTCCGAGGACGTGCACACCGGCTTCGACCTGCGCCGCCTGGGCTGGGGCCTGCGCTACGTCCCGCTGGCGCTGGCCACCGGCGTCTGCCCGGACACCGCCGGCGCCTTCTACAACCAGCAGTACCGCTGGTGCTCCGGCTCGATGAGCCTGCTCGGCAGCCGCAAGTTCTGGGACACCAAGCTCCGCTGGAGCAGCCGGCTCTGCTACATGTCCGGCTTCTTCTACTACATCCACACCGCGATCTTCATCTTCCTGTCGCCGGTCATCCCGCTCACCCTGCTGATCTGGCACCCGGAGATGTTCCTGGTCGAGCGGCTGTGGCTGGTGCTGCCCAGCCTGGTGTACACCACGGTGATCTTCCCGCTCTGGCACCGCGTCCCGTACCGCCTGGAGGCCTGGTCCTGCCGGATGATGTACGGCTGGGCGCACTTCTTCGCGATCTGGGACATCATCCGCCGCAAGCGGATGGCCTGGCAGCCCACCGGCTCCAGCACCGCCAAGAAGAACCGGACCCGGCGGCTCTGGGTCGGGCTGTCCGTGTGGGGCGGCGGCACCGCGCTGGCCTGGGTCGGCGTCGCCGTCTGGCGCATCCTCACCGGCTACCCGCCGGACTACGCCCTGGTGCTCGCCTCCGGGCTGTTCTACGCCCTGGTGGTCGGCCGCACCCTCCTCCAGCCCCGAAGCGAGAAGGCCGCGTGA
- a CDS encoding glycoside hydrolase family 26 protein, with protein sequence MNRRSWCRGAVALVLLAAGVACSAQSDGTGPAGALFGDDRDASAPPAATAPQSPAVPPTKDDLLRSDGVYFGVSTYQTPLAAETDAVAAAAGKRPTMLQYFLDWRKEFDPETVREIYRQGAVPMLTWEPGDAPYQADQSGYTTRRIADGEFDAYVTRFARAVRDQQWPVVLRFAHEMNGDWYPWGSNVNGNRPGDYAAAWRHVHDVFAREHADNVIWLWSPNVLRGTSGDLKDLYPGDAYVDWLGMDGYGFGEATAGEVLDPTYLRLREIADKPVFVSETGAMPGAGKAGWITDMFRWIAAHPKVPGFVWFEHSVEEGGRYDYRFTADQATRKAFADGLATLKLRGWPVADRPAS encoded by the coding sequence ATGAACCGCCGATCGTGGTGCCGCGGCGCGGTGGCCCTGGTGCTGCTCGCCGCCGGGGTGGCGTGCTCGGCGCAGTCCGACGGCACCGGCCCGGCCGGCGCCCTGTTCGGCGACGACCGGGACGCCTCCGCGCCCCCCGCGGCCACCGCCCCGCAGTCCCCGGCCGTCCCGCCGACCAAGGACGACCTGCTGCGCTCCGACGGGGTGTACTTCGGGGTCAGCACCTACCAGACGCCGCTGGCCGCCGAGACCGACGCGGTCGCGGCGGCGGCCGGCAAGCGGCCGACGATGCTGCAGTACTTCCTGGACTGGCGCAAGGAGTTCGACCCGGAGACGGTGCGGGAGATCTACCGGCAGGGCGCGGTGCCGATGCTCACCTGGGAGCCCGGGGACGCCCCCTACCAGGCCGACCAGTCCGGGTACACCACCCGCCGGATCGCCGACGGCGAGTTCGACGCGTACGTCACCCGCTTCGCCCGGGCGGTGCGCGACCAGCAGTGGCCGGTGGTGCTGCGGTTCGCGCACGAGATGAACGGCGACTGGTACCCGTGGGGGTCGAACGTCAACGGCAACCGGCCGGGCGACTACGCGGCGGCCTGGCGGCACGTGCACGACGTCTTCGCCCGGGAGCACGCGGACAACGTGATCTGGCTGTGGAGCCCGAACGTGCTGCGCGGCACCTCCGGCGACCTGAAGGACCTCTACCCGGGCGACGCGTACGTCGACTGGCTGGGCATGGACGGCTACGGCTTCGGCGAGGCCACCGCGGGCGAGGTCCTCGACCCGACGTACCTCCGGCTGCGCGAGATCGCCGACAAGCCGGTGTTCGTCTCCGAGACCGGCGCGATGCCGGGCGCGGGCAAGGCCGGCTGGATCACCGACATGTTCCGCTGGATCGCCGCCCACCCGAAGGTGCCCGGCTTCGTCTGGTTCGAGCACAGCGTCGAGGAGGGCGGCCGCTACGACTACCGCTTCACCGCCGACCAGGCCACCCGCAAGGCGTTCGCGGACGGCCTGGCCACCCTGAAGCTGCGCGGCTGGCCGGTGGCGGACCGCCCGGCGTCCTGA
- a CDS encoding holo-ACP synthase, which produces MIIGVGIDVADIGRFGESLERTPGLAERLFTPAELTLPSGRRRGTASLAARFAAKEAVAKALGAPPGLHWEDAEVRVEESGRPLLHVTGTVEARAAALGVTSWHISLSHDAGVASAVVIAEG; this is translated from the coding sequence GTGATCATCGGGGTCGGCATCGACGTGGCGGACATCGGGCGGTTCGGGGAGTCCCTGGAACGCACCCCCGGCCTCGCCGAACGCCTCTTCACCCCCGCCGAACTCACCCTCCCCTCCGGCCGGCGCCGCGGCACCGCCTCGCTGGCGGCCCGCTTCGCCGCGAAGGAGGCCGTCGCCAAGGCCCTCGGCGCCCCGCCCGGCCTGCACTGGGAGGACGCCGAGGTCCGGGTCGAAGAATCCGGCCGCCCCCTGCTGCACGTCACCGGCACCGTCGAGGCCCGGGCCGCCGCGCTCGGCGTCACCTCCTGGCACATCTCGCTCAGCCACGACGCGGGCGTCGCCTCGGCGGTGGTCATCGCCGAGGGCTGA
- the glmS gene encoding glutamine--fructose-6-phosphate transaminase (isomerizing) — protein MCGIVGYTGPQAALDVVIAGLRRLEYRGYDSAGVAVQTEGADGQWLLTTDKRAGKLVNLEKSLAETPLPAGTTGIGHTRWATHGGPTDANAHPHLDDHRRVAVVHNGIIENFARLRADLADRGHTLRSETDTEVVAHLLAEAYDGDLAEAMRVVCRQLDGAFTLVAVHADAPGTVVGARRNSPLVVGVGEGENFLASDVAAFIEHTREAIELGQDQVVELRPEGVTVTDFDGAPAEVREYHVDWDASAAEKGGYDYFMLKEIAEQPKAVADTLLGRIGTDGRLTLDELRIPDQVLREVDKVVIVACGTAFHAGMIAKYAIEHWTRIPCEVEVASEFRYRDPIMDDRTLVVAISQSGETMDTLMALRHAREQGAKVLAICNTNGSTIPRESDAVLYTHAGPEVAVASTKAFLTQLVACYLVALYLGQVRGTKWGDEISSVIRELGDAPRQVEQVLGTMEPVRALARSLADARSVLFLGRHVGYPVALEGALKLKELAYMHAEGFAAGELKHGPIALIEEGLPVVVVVPSPRGRSILHDKIVSNIQEIRARGARTIVIAEEGDEAVVPYADHLIRIPATPTLLQPLVSTVPLQVFACELATAKGHEVDQPRNLAKSVTVE, from the coding sequence ATGTGCGGAATTGTTGGATATACGGGGCCGCAGGCGGCCCTGGACGTAGTGATCGCAGGACTGCGGAGGCTGGAGTACCGGGGCTACGACTCGGCCGGCGTCGCGGTCCAGACCGAGGGAGCCGACGGGCAGTGGCTCCTCACCACCGACAAACGGGCCGGGAAGCTCGTCAACCTGGAGAAGTCGCTGGCCGAAACCCCTCTCCCGGCCGGCACCACGGGCATCGGACACACCCGCTGGGCCACCCACGGCGGCCCCACCGACGCCAACGCCCACCCCCACCTGGACGACCACCGCAGGGTCGCGGTGGTCCACAACGGCATCATCGAGAACTTCGCGCGGCTGCGCGCCGACCTCGCCGACCGGGGCCACACCCTCCGCTCCGAGACCGACACCGAGGTCGTCGCCCACCTGCTCGCCGAGGCCTACGACGGCGACCTGGCCGAGGCCATGCGCGTCGTCTGCCGCCAGCTCGACGGCGCCTTCACCCTGGTCGCGGTGCACGCCGACGCCCCCGGCACGGTGGTCGGCGCCCGCCGCAACTCCCCGCTGGTGGTCGGCGTCGGCGAGGGCGAGAACTTCCTCGCCTCCGACGTCGCCGCGTTCATCGAGCACACCCGCGAGGCCATCGAGCTCGGCCAGGACCAGGTCGTCGAGCTGCGCCCCGAGGGCGTCACGGTGACCGACTTCGACGGCGCGCCCGCCGAGGTCCGCGAGTACCACGTCGACTGGGACGCCTCGGCCGCCGAGAAGGGCGGCTACGACTACTTCATGCTCAAGGAGATCGCCGAGCAGCCCAAGGCCGTCGCCGACACCCTCCTCGGCCGGATCGGCACCGACGGCAGGCTCACCCTCGACGAGCTGCGCATCCCCGACCAGGTGCTGCGCGAGGTCGACAAGGTGGTGATCGTCGCCTGCGGCACCGCCTTCCACGCCGGGATGATCGCCAAGTACGCGATCGAGCACTGGACCCGCATCCCCTGCGAGGTCGAGGTCGCCAGCGAGTTCCGCTACCGCGACCCGATCATGGACGACCGCACCCTGGTCGTCGCGATCTCGCAGTCCGGCGAGACCATGGACACCCTGATGGCGCTGCGGCACGCCCGCGAGCAGGGCGCGAAGGTCCTGGCGATCTGCAACACCAACGGGTCGACCATCCCGCGGGAGTCCGACGCCGTCCTCTACACCCACGCCGGCCCCGAGGTCGCGGTCGCCTCCACCAAGGCGTTCCTCACCCAGCTGGTCGCCTGCTACCTGGTCGCCCTCTACCTGGGCCAGGTGCGCGGCACCAAGTGGGGCGACGAGATCTCCTCGGTCATCCGCGAGCTCGGCGACGCCCCCCGGCAGGTCGAGCAGGTCCTCGGCACCATGGAGCCCGTCCGGGCGCTCGCCCGCTCGCTGGCCGACGCCCGCTCGGTGCTCTTCCTCGGCCGGCACGTCGGCTACCCCGTCGCCCTCGAAGGCGCGCTCAAGCTCAAGGAGCTCGCCTACATGCACGCCGAGGGCTTCGCCGCCGGCGAGCTCAAGCACGGCCCGATCGCCCTGATCGAGGAGGGCCTGCCGGTGGTCGTGGTGGTGCCCTCGCCGCGCGGCCGCTCGATCCTGCACGACAAGATCGTCTCCAACATCCAGGAGATCAGGGCCCGCGGCGCCCGGACCATCGTGATCGCCGAGGAGGGCGACGAGGCCGTCGTCCCCTACGCCGACCACCTGATCCGCATCCCCGCCACCCCCACCCTCCTGCAGCCCCTGGTCTCCACCGTCCCGCTCCAGGTCTTCGCCTGCGAGCTGGCTACCGCCAAGGGCCACGAGGTCGACCAGCCGCGCAACCTCGCCAAGTCCGTCACGGTCGAGTAG